From a single Molothrus ater isolate BHLD 08-10-18 breed brown headed cowbird chromosome Z, BPBGC_Mater_1.1, whole genome shotgun sequence genomic region:
- the RFESD gene encoding Rieske domain-containing protein: MLDLIILSLHFFICFLISIATWYGSKEVDSHSSSTGGAEVQSDGLIFIGKEDDIKKSQRITAKIDGREIVVFYHEGKFHALDSRCYHEGGPLCHGEIEDIDGQACIVCPWHNFKITLETGEGLYEGINPQEPSPTPKWQSKGVKQRIYKLTIDNGNVYVSPPDLSVSFDSDYYAEKFKQGGELAMGKQATQKPQSRSWPDSQNPGECTNEESAGK; this comes from the exons ATGTTGGACCTCATCATCCTCAGCCTTCATTTCTTCATCTGCTTTCTCATCTCCATTGCAACCTGGTATGGATCAAAG GAAGTGGATTCACACAGCTcaagcacaggaggagctgaagtGCAGTCAGATGGTCTTATATTCATTGGCAAAGAAGATGACATAAAGAAGTCCCAAAGAATAACAGCCAAAATCGATGGCAGAGAAATTGTTGTTTTCTACCATGAGGGGAAATTTCACGCTCTGGATTCTCGCTGCTACC ATGAAGGAGGCCCTTTATGTCATGGAGAAATAGAG GATATCGATGGACAAGCATGTATTGTTTGTCCTTGGCATAACTTTAAAATTACCTTGGAAACAGGAGAAGGATTGTATGAAGGAATAAATCCTCAGGAGCCATCACCAACACCAAAGTGGCAATCAAAAGGAGTCAAACAGAGGATTTATAAGCTCACAATAGACAATGGAAATGTTTATGTGAGTCCTCCAGATTTGTCTGTTAGCTTTGACTCTGATTATTATGCTGAAAAGTTCAAACAAGGTGGTGAATTAGCTATGGGAAAACAAGCCACTCAGAAGCCACAGAGTAGGTCATGGCCAGACAGCCAGAATCCTGGGGAATGCACAAATGAAGAATctgctgggaaataa